In the Rubrivivax gelatinosus IL144 genome, CCTTGTCGAGGATGTAGCCGCGGATCGCCTCCTGGCCGCCGGCGGCGCCCTGGGCGTCGGTCTCCTTGGCCCAGACGACGAAGACGTCGGCGATCGGGCTGTTGGTGATCCACATCTTCGAGCCGCTCAGCACGTAGCCGCCGTCGACCGGGCGGGCGCGGGTGGCCATGCTCGCCGGGTCGCTGCCGTGGTCGGGTTCGGTCAGGCCGAAGCAGCCGACCCATTCGCCGGTCGCGAGCTTGGGCAGGTACTTCTGGCGCTGTTCTTCGCTGCCGTAGGCGTGGATCGGGTGCATCACCAGCGAGCTCTGCACGCTCATCGCGCTGCGGTACCCCGAGTCGACACGCTCGACTTCGCGCGCCACCAGGCCGTAGCTGACGTGGTTCAGGCCGGCGCAGCCGTAGCCTTCGATCGTGCAGCCGAGCAGGCCGAGCGCGCCCATCTCGGACAGGATCTCGCGGTCGAAACGCTCCTCGCGCGCCGCGCTCAGCACCCGCGGCTGGAGCTTGTCCTGGCAGTAGTCGCGCGCCGCGTCGCGCACCGCACGTTCGTCCTCGGCGAGCTGCTGCTCGAACAGAAAAGGGTCATCCCACTGGAAGCGCTGCATGTGTCCTCGTCTCCGGATAATCCAGCCCGCAGTGTAAGGACCGGGCCGTGGCGGCCCGTCACCGCTGCGACAAGGAGCTTGCAGAGATGGCGGTGCAGACGATCACGCTGGGCGGCGGCTGCTTCTGGTGTGTCGAGGCGGTGTACGAACTGGTCGACGGCGTGCTCGGCGTCGAGTCGGGCTACAGCAACGGCCAGCTGCGCCAGCCGAGCTACGAGCTGGTCTGCGAAGGCCGCACCGGCCACGCCGAGGTCGTGCGCGTGCGCTTCGACGACGAGCGCATCTCGCTGCGCGAGATCCTCGAGATCTTCTTCACCGTGCACGACCCGACGACCCGCGACCGCCAGGGCAACGACGTCGGCCCGCAGTACCGCTCGGCGATCTACTGGCACACGCCGGAGCAGGAAGCGGTGGTGCGCGAGGTGCACGCCGAGGCCGACCGGGCGCTGGGCGGGCGGGTCGTCACCGAACTCGCGCCCGAAGACAACTACTGGCCGGCCGAGGCCTATCACCAGCACTACTTCGCGCAGCACCCGCAGCAGGGCTACTGCGCCTACGTCATCGCGCCGAAGGTGGAGAAGTTCCGCAAGACCTTCCGCGAACGCGTGCGCGGCTGAGCGCGCTCAGCGCGGCAGGCCGGTCGTGCAGAGGAAGTCGGTCTCGGGCTGGCCGTAGGGAAACAGCGTCGCCAGGCTGCCGCGCAGCAGGGGCTCGAGTTCCGACTTGCCGGCCGAGGCCAGCGCGGCGAACACCGTGCCGCGCAGCAGCCACAGGTCCGACGGCTGCTCGGCGGAGCGCACCTGGCGCCGCACCCATTCGCCGTGGGAACCGTCGAGTTCTTCGGCGGCGACGAGGAAATCGTGTTTCGTCGTCACGAAGGCGCGGCGTGCGGCCAGCCGCGCCAGGCGCGGGCCGGCCAGCGCGACGGCGCCGACTACCGGGTGCACCGGCAGGCGCGGACGTTCGACGGCGTGCAGGGCAGGGCGGTTCACAGCGGCATCAGGCGCGAGCGACCGCGCTTCGGAAAATGGCCGTTGAGGCGGGCGAGGCGGCGTTCGGCCTCGGACTGACTGCGGTGCAGCGCGACGACGCGGTAGAGGTCGGCGCGCAGATGCCAGAGTTCGCGCAGCGTGCGCGCCTGCTGGATGCGTTCGGACAGCTGGTGGACGTCGGAGCCTTGCAGATCCAGCAACGAGTCGACGAACTCCTGGCGTGCGACCGGCAGCTGGCTCAGCGGCGGCGCCGCGTCCAGCGCCGCCGGGGCGGTGAGCCAGAAGACGAAACG is a window encoding:
- the msrA gene encoding peptide-methionine (S)-S-oxide reductase MsrA, producing the protein MAVQTITLGGGCFWCVEAVYELVDGVLGVESGYSNGQLRQPSYELVCEGRTGHAEVVRVRFDDERISLREILEIFFTVHDPTTRDRQGNDVGPQYRSAIYWHTPEQEAVVREVHAEADRALGGRVVTELAPEDNYWPAEAYHQHYFAQHPQQGYCAYVIAPKVEKFRKTFRERVRG
- a CDS encoding acyl-CoA dehydrogenase, with the translated sequence MQRFQWDDPFLFEQQLAEDERAVRDAARDYCQDKLQPRVLSAAREERFDREILSEMGALGLLGCTIEGYGCAGLNHVSYGLVAREVERVDSGYRSAMSVQSSLVMHPIHAYGSEEQRQKYLPKLATGEWVGCFGLTEPDHGSDPASMATRARPVDGGYVLSGSKMWITNSPIADVFVVWAKETDAQGAAGGQEAIRGYILDKGMKGLSAPKIEGKMSLRASITGEIVMDQVFVPAENKLPGVAGLKGPFGCLNKARYGIAWGALGAAEFCWHAARRYTLERKQFGRPLAQNQLIQKKLADMQTEITLGLQGCLRVGRLIDEGQAAPEMISLIKRNSCGKALDIARLARDMHGGNGIHDEFHVIRHMINLETVNTYEGTHDVHALILGRAQTGLQAFF